In a single window of the Sylvia atricapilla isolate bSylAtr1 chromosome 20, bSylAtr1.pri, whole genome shotgun sequence genome:
- the TLCD1 gene encoding TLC domain-containing protein 1 — MGPGWRAASAALVGGSVAIFGALRRLALALPQPAAVRSRPGRVWRWRNLLVSFAHSVLAGLWALFSLWHSPELLSDIQDGYSVLGHLLVCFSSGYFIHDTLDIIFNHQSRSSWEYLVHHAMAISAFVSLIVTGRFLVAAVLLLLVEVSNIFLTVRMLLKMSNVPSPALYEANKYINLVMYFAFRLAPQAYLTWYFLCYVEVQGQGAFLTANLLLLDAMILMYFSRLLRSDFFPSLRKGSAGRDVDGEKFLID; from the exons ATGGGCCCGGGCTGGCGGGCGGCCTCGGCGGCGCTGGTGGGGGGCAGCGTGGCGATCTTCGGGGCACTGCGCCggctggccctggccctgccacAGCCCGCCGCCGTACGGAGCCGTCCCGGCCGCGTCTGGCGGTGGAGGAATCTCCTCGTCTCTTTCGCACACTCCGTGCTGGCCGGGCTATGGGCCCTCTTTAG CCTCTGGCACTCTCCGGAGCTGCTCTCCGACATCCAGGACGGCTACAGCGTCTTAGGGCACCTGCTGGTCTGCTTTTCCTCAG GCTACTTCATCCACGACACCCTTGACATCATCTTCAACCATCAGTCCCGCTCATCCTGGGAGTACCTGGTGCACCATGCCATG GCCATCTCTGCCTTCGTCTCACTCATCGTCACCGGCCGCTTCCTGGTGGCAgcggtgctgctgctgctggtggaggtgAGCAACATCTTCCTGACGGTGCGCATGCTGCTGAAGATGAGCAACGTGCCTTCCCCAGCGCTTTACGAGGCCAACAAGTACATCAACCTGGTGATGTACTTCGCCTTCCGCCTGGCGCCCCAGGCGTACCTCACCTGGTACTTCCTCTGCTACGTGGAGGTGCAGGGCCAGGGTGCCTTCCTCACCGCCAACCTCCTGCTGCTCGACGCCATGATCCTCATGTACTTCTCCCGCCTCCTACGctctgattttttcccctccctgcgCAAAGGCTCTGCGGGGAGAGATGTGGACGGTGAGAAGTTTCTGATAGACTGA
- the NEK8 gene encoding serine/threonine-protein kinase Nek8, translating to MEKYERIRVVGRGAFGIVHLCLRKADQKLVILKQIPVEQMSKDERLAAQNECQVLKLLSHPNVIEYYENFLEDKALMIAMEYAPGGTLAEFIHKRCNSLLDEDTILHFFVQILLALHHVHTKQILHRDLKTQNILLDKHRMIVKIGDFGISKILSSKSKAYTVVGTPCYISPELCEGKPYNQKSDIWALGCVLYELASLKRAFEAANLPALVLKIMSGTFAPISDRYSPDLRQLILSMLNLDPSKRPQLNEIMAQAICIRPLLNLYTDVGSVKMRRPEKPLAPVPTVTHSRTGGRTSSARSRGVRCGSAKTGIPPPLSSIYTWGSGITTPLRLPMLNTEVVQVSAGRTQKAGVTKSGRLILWEAPPVGAAGGASLPGATEQLQPQFVSRFLEGQSGVTIKHVSCGDLFTACLTDRGIIMTFGSGSNGCLGHGNFTDVSQPKIVEALLGYEMVQVACGASHVLAVSNEREVFAWGRGDNGRLGLGTLECHNCPQQVTVPPEHEAQRVICGIDSSMVLTVKNQILACGSNRCNKLGLDRISSAEEPSPEDQVEEATVFVCAQSAPLNQEPIVCADIGTAHSAAVTASGHCYTFGSNQHGQLGTNSCRNSRVPHLVVGLKMMKVTVVACGDAFTVAIGADGEVCTWGKGARGRLGRKDEETGVPRPVQLEETHPYLVTSVACCHGNTLLAVKPVVEESPSQ from the exons atggagaaatACGAGCGGATCCGGGTGGTGGGGAGAGGGGCCTTCGG catcGTGCACCTGTGCCTGCGCAAGGCCGACCAGAAGCTGGTGATCCTGAAGCAGATCCCGGTGGAGCAGATGAGCAAGGATGAGCGGCTGGCAGCGCAGAACGAGTGCCAGGTCCTCAAGCTGCTCAGCCATCCCAACGTCATTGAATACTACGAGAACTTCCTGGAGGACAAGGCACTCATGATCGCCATGGAATACGCCCCAG GGGGCACTCTGGCAGAGTTCATCCACAAGCGCTGTAATTCCTTGCTGGATGAGGACACCATCCTGCACTTCTTCGTGCAGatcctcctggccctgcaccaCGTGCACACCAAGCAGATCCTGCACCGTGACCTGAAGACCCAAAACATCCTCCTGGACAAGCATCGCATGATCGTCAAGATCGGAGACTTTGGCATCTCCAAAATCTTGAGCAGCAAGAGCAAAGCCTACACA GTGGTGGGAACTCCCTGCTACATCTCCCCGGAGCTCTGTGAAGGGAAGCCTTACAACCAGAAGAGTGACATCTGggccctgggctgtgtgctCTACGAGCTCGCCAGCCTCAAGAGGGCTTTTGAAGCTGCG aaCCTTCCTGCCTTAGTGCTGAAGATCATGAGCGGGACGTTTGCCCCAATATCGGATCGATACAGCCCCGACCTGCGCCAGCTCATCCTCAGCATGCTCAACCTGGATCCTTCCAAGCGGCCACAGCTGAATGAGATCATGGCCCAGGCCATCTGCATCCGGCCCCTCCTAAACCTCTACACAGACGTGGGCAGCGTCAAAATGAGGAG GCCTGAAAAGCCCTTGGCTCCAGTGCCCACAGTGACCCACAGCCGGACAGGGGGACGGACAAGCAGTGCCAGGTCGAGGG gTGTCCGATGTGGTTCAGCCAAGACAGGAATCCCACCTCCACTGTCATCCATCTACACGTGGGGCAGTGGGATCACCACCCCTCTGCGCCTGCCCATGCTGAACACCGAGGTGGTGCAGGTCTCTGCTGGCAGGACACAGAAGGCTGGGGTCACCAAATCTGGCAGGCTTATCCTGTGGGAG GCTCctcctgtgggtgctgctgggggtgcTTCTCTCCCAGGAGCCACcgagcagctccagcctcagttTGTGTCCCGCTTTCTGGAGGGCCAGTCTGGAGTGACCATCAAACACGTGTCCTGTGGTGATCTTTTCACAGCCTGCCTCACAG acagGGGGATAATCATGACTTTCGGCAGCGGCAGCAATGGCTGTTTGGGGCACGGAAACTTCACGGATGTGAGCCAG CCCAAGATTGTGGAGGCCCTGCTGGGCTACGAGATGGTGCAGGTGGCCTGTGGTGCGTCTCACGTCCTGGCAGTCTCCAACGAACGGGAAGTGTttgcctggggcaggggggatAATG GTCGGCTTGGGCTGGGCACCCTGGAGTGCCACAACTGCCCCCAGCAGGTCACAGTCCCTCCAGAGCATGAGGCTCAGAGGGTCATCTGTGGCATTGATTCCTCCATGGTCCTCACAGTGAAGAACCAGATTCTTGCTTGTGGGAGCAACAG GTGTAACAAGCTGGGCCTAGACCGGATCAGCTCAGCAGAGGAGCCTTCCCCAGAGGACCAGGTGGAGGAGGCcactgtgtttgtgtgtgccCAGTCAGCCCCCTTGAACCAAGAGCCCATTGTGTGTGCTGACATCGGTACAGCAcattcagctgctgtcacag CCTCTGGCCACTGTTACACCTTTGGGAGCAACCAGCATGGGCAGCTGGGCACCAACTCCTGCCGCAACAGCCGTGTACCCCACTTGGTTGTGGGGCTCAAGATGATGAAGGTCACCGTGGTGGCTTGTGGAGATGCCTTCACTGTGGCCATAGGAGCAG ACGGTGAGGTGTGCACGTGGGGGAAAGGAGCCAGGGGACGCCTGGGCAGGAAGGATGAGGAAACAGGAGTGCCCAGGCcagtgcagctggaggagacacATCCATACCTGGTGACCTCCGTTGCCTGCTGCCACGGGAACACACTGCTAGCAGTAAAGC CTGTCGTGGAGGAATCCCCTTCCCAGTGA
- the TRAF4 gene encoding TNF receptor-associated factor 4 isoform X2: MRETSTGSGKSQLIPLSCGSEGVFKCPEDQLPLDYAKIYPDPELEAQVLSLAIRCIHSEEGCRWSGVIKYLQAHLGTCSFNVIPCPNRCSTKLSRRDLADHLQYGCPKRRVKCEFCASDFTGEAFEGHQGTCPQESVYCENKCGARMMRRLLSQHALAECPKRTQPCTYCSKEFVFDTIQNHQYQCPRYPVPCPNQCGTPSIAREDVPTHLKESCSTAMLLCPFKEAGCKHRCPKLAMGRHLEESTKTHLGMVCALVSRQRQEILELRRELEELSVSNEGTLIWKIADYARKLQEAKARSNYEFFSPPFYTHKYGYKLQVSAFLNGNGSGESSHLSVYIRVLPGEYDNLLEWPFSYRVTFSLLDQSDPSLSKPQHITETFHPDPNWKNFQKPAASRGSLDESTLGFGYPKFISHEDIRKRNYVRDNAIFIKASVEIPQKILA; encoded by the exons atGAGGGAAACCTCGACGGGCTCTGGTAAAAGCCAACTGATCCCTCTGTCATGTGGAAG CGAAGGCGTCTTCAAGTGCCCAGAGGACCAGCTGCCCCTGGACTACGCCAAG ATCTACCCCGACCCCGAGCTGGAGGCGCAGGTGCTGAGCCTGGCCATCCGCTGCATCCACAGCGAGGAGGGCTGCCGCTGGAGCGGGGTCATCAAGTACCTCCAG gcCCATCTCGGCACCTGTAGCTTCAATGTGATCCCCTGCCCCAACCGGTGCAGCACCAAACTGAGCCGCCGTGACCTCGCCGACCACCTCCAGTACGGCTGCCCCAAGCGCAGGGTCAAGTGCGAGTTCTGTGCCAGCGACTTCACTGGGGAGGCCTTTGAG ggccaccagggcACGTGTCCCCAGGAGAGTGTGTACTGTGAGAACAAGTGTGGGGCCCGGATGATGCGGCGCCTGCTGTCCCAGCACGCCCTGGCTGAGTGCCCCAAGCGTACCCAGCCCTGCACCTACTGCTCCAAGGAGTTCGTCTTTGACACCATCCAG AACCACCAGTACCAGTGTCCCCGGTACCCCGTGCCGTGCCCCAACCAGTGTGGGACACCCAGCATTGCCCGGGAGGATGTGCCCACCCACCtcaaggagagctgcagcactgccatgcTGCTGTGCCCCTTCAAGGAAGCTGGCTGCAAGCACCGA TGCCCCAAGCTGGCCATGGGCCGGCACCTGGAGGAGAGCACCAAGACCCACCTGGGCATGGTGTGTGCCCTGGTGAGCCGGCAGCGGCAGGAGATCCTGGAGCTGCGccgggagctggaggagctgtcGGTGAGCAACGAGGGGACCCTCATCTGGAAAATCGCCGACTACGCCCGCAAGCTGCAGGAGGCCAAAGCCCGCAGCAATTACGAGTTCTTCAGCCCCCCGTTCTACACCCACAAGTACGGCTACAAGCTCCAGGTGTCGGCTTTCCTCAACGGCAACGGCAGCGGGGAGAGCAGCCACCTCTCCGTCTACATCCGCGTGCTGCCGGGCGAGTACGACAACCTGCTGGAGTGGCCCTTCTCCTACCGAGTCACCTTCTCCTTGCTGGACCAGAGTGACCCCTCGCTCTCCAAGCCCCAGCACATCACCGAGACCTTCCACCCCGACCCCAACTGGAAGAACTTCCAGAAGCCGGCGGCCTCGCGCGGCTCCCTGGACGAGAGCACCCTGGGCTTCGGCTACCCCAAGTTCATCTCCCACGAGGACATCAGGAAACGGAACTACGTGCGGGACAACGCCATCTTCATCAAAGCCTCGGTGGAGATCCCCCAGAAGATCCTGGCCTGA
- the TRAF4 gene encoding TNF receptor-associated factor 4 isoform X1, with amino-acid sequence MPGYDYKLLERPRRRVLCPLCGKPMREPVRVSTCGHRFCDTCLQEFLSEGVFKCPEDQLPLDYAKIYPDPELEAQVLSLAIRCIHSEEGCRWSGVIKYLQAHLGTCSFNVIPCPNRCSTKLSRRDLADHLQYGCPKRRVKCEFCASDFTGEAFEGHQGTCPQESVYCENKCGARMMRRLLSQHALAECPKRTQPCTYCSKEFVFDTIQNHQYQCPRYPVPCPNQCGTPSIAREDVPTHLKESCSTAMLLCPFKEAGCKHRCPKLAMGRHLEESTKTHLGMVCALVSRQRQEILELRRELEELSVSNEGTLIWKIADYARKLQEAKARSNYEFFSPPFYTHKYGYKLQVSAFLNGNGSGESSHLSVYIRVLPGEYDNLLEWPFSYRVTFSLLDQSDPSLSKPQHITETFHPDPNWKNFQKPAASRGSLDESTLGFGYPKFISHEDIRKRNYVRDNAIFIKASVEIPQKILA; translated from the exons atgCCGGGCTACGACTACAAGCTGCTggagcggccgcggcggcgggtGCTGTGCCCGCTCTGCGGGAAGCCCATGCGGGAGCCCGTCCGCGTCTCCACCTGCGGCCACCGCTTCTGCGACACCTGCCTGCAGGAGTTCCTCAG CGAAGGCGTCTTCAAGTGCCCAGAGGACCAGCTGCCCCTGGACTACGCCAAG ATCTACCCCGACCCCGAGCTGGAGGCGCAGGTGCTGAGCCTGGCCATCCGCTGCATCCACAGCGAGGAGGGCTGCCGCTGGAGCGGGGTCATCAAGTACCTCCAG gcCCATCTCGGCACCTGTAGCTTCAATGTGATCCCCTGCCCCAACCGGTGCAGCACCAAACTGAGCCGCCGTGACCTCGCCGACCACCTCCAGTACGGCTGCCCCAAGCGCAGGGTCAAGTGCGAGTTCTGTGCCAGCGACTTCACTGGGGAGGCCTTTGAG ggccaccagggcACGTGTCCCCAGGAGAGTGTGTACTGTGAGAACAAGTGTGGGGCCCGGATGATGCGGCGCCTGCTGTCCCAGCACGCCCTGGCTGAGTGCCCCAAGCGTACCCAGCCCTGCACCTACTGCTCCAAGGAGTTCGTCTTTGACACCATCCAG AACCACCAGTACCAGTGTCCCCGGTACCCCGTGCCGTGCCCCAACCAGTGTGGGACACCCAGCATTGCCCGGGAGGATGTGCCCACCCACCtcaaggagagctgcagcactgccatgcTGCTGTGCCCCTTCAAGGAAGCTGGCTGCAAGCACCGA TGCCCCAAGCTGGCCATGGGCCGGCACCTGGAGGAGAGCACCAAGACCCACCTGGGCATGGTGTGTGCCCTGGTGAGCCGGCAGCGGCAGGAGATCCTGGAGCTGCGccgggagctggaggagctgtcGGTGAGCAACGAGGGGACCCTCATCTGGAAAATCGCCGACTACGCCCGCAAGCTGCAGGAGGCCAAAGCCCGCAGCAATTACGAGTTCTTCAGCCCCCCGTTCTACACCCACAAGTACGGCTACAAGCTCCAGGTGTCGGCTTTCCTCAACGGCAACGGCAGCGGGGAGAGCAGCCACCTCTCCGTCTACATCCGCGTGCTGCCGGGCGAGTACGACAACCTGCTGGAGTGGCCCTTCTCCTACCGAGTCACCTTCTCCTTGCTGGACCAGAGTGACCCCTCGCTCTCCAAGCCCCAGCACATCACCGAGACCTTCCACCCCGACCCCAACTGGAAGAACTTCCAGAAGCCGGCGGCCTCGCGCGGCTCCCTGGACGAGAGCACCCTGGGCTTCGGCTACCCCAAGTTCATCTCCCACGAGGACATCAGGAAACGGAACTACGTGCGGGACAACGCCATCTTCATCAAAGCCTCGGTGGAGATCCCCCAGAAGATCCTGGCCTGA